Genomic window (Aquimarina sp. BL5):
AAAAAATTATACTAAAATGATACCTGTAGTTTTTTCTTTTAATGAAGAAACTGGAGAGATATCTAGAACAGATCCAGACGAATTTGAAAAGAAACAAATAGTAGTAAAGCCTGCTACAAAGTTTAGAGAGAGTACGAATACATATTGGATTTATGGAGGTAGTAGAGAAGGAAGTTCTTTAGGGAAATTAATTTTAAACTAGTTTTCTAGAATATTTTGTAAAAGGTTAAATAAAAAAGCTTAGGTCATTTTCCTAAGCTTTTTTAGTATATGTATTTATAAGAAATTATACTAAGACATACTCTCTTCCATTTCCACTAATTTGGCAACACTTCGTAAAATATGTTTGTGCTTTTTAACAAATGGATTTGTTTTGTCCCATACATATCCGGCTAGTACCGCACATATTTGTTCTTTAAAAACAGGGTTCTCGTTTTTATGAAAAATAATCTTTTGTAAATTTCCAGTATACCATTCTTTTACATAGGTAGAAAAAACTTCTACACCATCTTTTATGTAATCAACAAAATCAACTTGCCAATCAACCTCTTGGCTGTTTAATTGTTTTACAGCTAATTTGGCAGCCAATAAGCCTGTTTCTGTAGCAAATGATACTCCAGATGAGAATACTGGATCCAAAAACTCAGCACTGTTTCCTGTAAGAACAAAACCATCTCCAAACAATTTAGTAACATTTTTAGAAATATTTTCTACTTTATAAGGATCGAATAAATAAGGAAGATCTTTAAATTGCTTATAATAATAAGGGGAAGTTTTCATCATCTCTTCGAGCACTTCTGTTGTATTTCCTTTAAATTTGTTAATCCATTCCATCGGTCCAACAAAGCCAATGCTCGTATTCCCATTAGAAAAAGGAATGTACCAAAACCAAACTTCGGTCTCAATAATTTCAAAAGTTATTAAAGTTCCTTCAGTTCCTTCGGGACGATTAATGTCTTTTACCTGTGTGAAAATTGATCCGTGTTCAGCAATTTTTGGAGCAGCTTCTAAGCCTAGTTGACGCGCAATTACACGTCCAAAACCACTAGAGTCTATAATAAATTTGGCTTCGATTTCACTTTCTGAACCATCTTTGTGTTTGACAGTAGTTAAAGAATCAGTTCCGTTAAATTCTACATTTGTAACTTCGGTTTCAAAATCAACGCTAACACCTTGCTTAATAGCTTCGTCTATTAAAGTTTTGTCAAAATGGTCTCTCGGTACTTGCCAGGTCCAGTTCCAACCCTCTCCATATTTTTTACTGAAGTCAAAACACCCATGTACTCCGTCTTTGATGAATCGGGCACCGTGTTTTTTTTCATACCCTTGTTTCATAAGGCAGTCAAGAAGACCGGCTTCTTTGAAATTATCCATGCATCTGGGTATCAAACTTTCTCCAACCTGAAAGCGGGGGAATTTGGTTTTTTCAACTACCTTAACATTTACCCCCTGCTTGTTAAGATAAGCAGCACTCACACTGCCTGACGGACCAGCGCCAATAACCAGTACATCTACATTTTCTTTTTTCATAATTTTCAAAGGTATATTAAATACGTTACATTTGCCCTCTGTAAAAATAAAGAGTAAACTTGAATTTTTTTACAAAAATTGGAAAAAACTTACTAATTCGCGAATGCTAAAACTAAAAGAAAGGTTAGAAATAAAGGATTTTCTCAGCGTAATTTTTAACGATGAGAAGCTTGCCGTAGATGAATCAATAGTTAAAAGAGTTGATGATAGTTTTAAATTTTTAGAAAAGTTTTCTCAAAATAAAGTCATCTATGGAGTAAATACGGGATTCGGGCCAATGGCTCAATATAAGATTGATGACAAGGATAGAATAGAACTACAGTTTAACTTGATCAGAAGTCATTCTTCCGGAACAGGAAAAGCTATGGAACCTGATTTTGTTAAGGCACTAATGTTAGCTAGACTTAATACATTATCATTAGGTAAATCAGGAGTTAATATATCTGTAATTAATGGTTTAAAAGATCTTATCAATAACGATGTTACACCATTGATTTTTGAACACGGAGGAGTAGGAGCAAGTGGAGAT
Coding sequences:
- a CDS encoding NAD(P)/FAD-dependent oxidoreductase yields the protein MKKENVDVLVIGAGPSGSVSAAYLNKQGVNVKVVEKTKFPRFQVGESLIPRCMDNFKEAGLLDCLMKQGYEKKHGARFIKDGVHGCFDFSKKYGEGWNWTWQVPRDHFDKTLIDEAIKQGVSVDFETEVTNVEFNGTDSLTTVKHKDGSESEIEAKFIIDSSGFGRVIARQLGLEAAPKIAEHGSIFTQVKDINRPEGTEGTLITFEIIETEVWFWYIPFSNGNTSIGFVGPMEWINKFKGNTTEVLEEMMKTSPYYYKQFKDLPYLFDPYKVENISKNVTKLFGDGFVLTGNSAEFLDPVFSSGVSFATETGLLAAKLAVKQLNSQEVDWQVDFVDYIKDGVEVFSTYVKEWYTGNLQKIIFHKNENPVFKEQICAVLAGYVWDKTNPFVKKHKHILRSVAKLVEMEESMS